The following proteins come from a genomic window of Paucimonas lemoignei:
- the potF_5 gene encoding putrescine ABC transporter periplasmic putrescine-binding protein, with amino-acid sequence MNMFKSLILCAAVISGVAHAEEKTLRVYNWFDYITPKALEDFKAQNSSLKLVYDIFDTNEALEAKLLTGNSGYDVVVPSNVFLAKQIEAGVFQPLDRSQLPNWNHLDPKLMKLIEANDPGNKFAVPYMYGTILIGFNPDKVKAALGADAPVDSWDLIFKEENISKLKHCGVALLDSPSEILPLALQHLGLDPNSSNPKDYVKAEALLMKIRPYITYFHSSKYMADIANGDICVAVGYSGSFSQAANRAKEAKNGVTVDMRLPKEGAPIWFDMLAIPKGAKNPQAAYTFINYLLQPQVIAPISDFVGYPNPNKDATDQVDPSIRNNPNLYPTEAAMTTLYTLKPLGRDAERARTRAWTKIKSGT; translated from the coding sequence ATGAACATGTTCAAGTCACTGATCCTCTGCGCTGCCGTTATCAGCGGCGTGGCTCATGCCGAAGAGAAAACCCTGCGGGTCTACAACTGGTTTGACTACATCACCCCCAAGGCGCTGGAGGACTTCAAGGCGCAGAATTCCAGCCTTAAATTGGTGTACGACATCTTCGACACCAACGAAGCGTTGGAAGCCAAGCTGCTAACCGGCAACTCCGGGTATGACGTGGTGGTGCCGTCCAACGTGTTCCTGGCCAAGCAGATCGAAGCCGGTGTATTCCAGCCGTTGGACCGCAGCCAACTGCCGAACTGGAACCACCTCGATCCCAAGCTGATGAAGCTGATCGAAGCCAACGATCCGGGCAATAAATTCGCCGTGCCCTACATGTACGGCACCATCCTGATCGGCTTCAACCCGGACAAAGTCAAGGCCGCCCTGGGTGCCGATGCGCCAGTGGACAGCTGGGACTTGATCTTCAAGGAAGAAAACATCAGCAAGCTCAAGCACTGCGGTGTAGCGCTGCTGGACTCGCCCTCCGAAATCCTGCCCCTGGCCTTGCAGCACCTGGGCCTGGACCCTAACAGCAGCAACCCCAAGGACTATGTGAAGGCCGAAGCGCTGCTGATGAAAATCCGCCCCTATATCACCTACTTCCATTCCTCCAAATACATGGCTGATATCGCCAACGGCGACATCTGCGTTGCTGTGGGTTACTCCGGCAGCTTTTCCCAGGCCGCCAACCGCGCCAAAGAGGCCAAGAACGGCGTGACCGTCGACATGCGCCTGCCCAAGGAAGGCGCACCCATCTGGTTTGACATGCTCGCCATCCCCAAGGGTGCCAAGAACCCACAAGCCGCCTACACCTTTATCAACTACCTGCTGCAACCACAGGTGATCGCGCCGATCAGCGACTTTGTCGGCTACCCGAACCCGAACAAGGACGCGACAGACCAAGTCGACCCGTCGATCCGCAACAACCCCAATCTGTACCCGACCGAAGCGGCGATGACCACGCTATACACCCTCAAACCCTTGGGCCGTGATGCGGAGCGCGCCAGAACACGGGCCTGGACCAAGATCAAGTCAGGCACCTGA
- the nepI_3 gene encoding purine ribonucleoside efflux pump NepI, whose product MTDCVCNAVSDRHPGVGLDVEPATPAWMAVFSLAMGVFGLLTAEYLPASLLTLMAADLGVSEALAGQAVTVTAVVALFAGLLVPGLTRSIDRRWVLLGFSTLMVASNLLVAVSSSFAVLLLMRILLGIALGGFWSMAAAVAMRLVPSALLPRALSIIFSGIAIGTVVAVPLGSYLGGLYGWRSAFYAAAAVGMVTLAFQSFTLPSLAPRRPARLRTVLEVLQRPGIAMGMFGCVLVHSGHFAMFTYVRPFLEGTTGIGSQGLSLMLLGFGVANFVGTLLAGKLLERHPLATLVLMPALVGVAALALVLLPASLPGQALLLAIWGLAFGGVPVAWSNWVASSVPDQAESAGGMVVASVQSAIATGAAAGGAMFSLGGSAGVFVAAAVLMLLAALLIALRVRVPSVQDVRQPKPALHL is encoded by the coding sequence ATGACTGACTGTGTATGTAACGCCGTATCCGACCGCCATCCCGGCGTCGGCCTGGATGTAGAGCCTGCGACCCCCGCCTGGATGGCCGTCTTCTCGTTGGCAATGGGGGTGTTCGGATTACTGACCGCCGAGTACCTTCCGGCCAGTTTGTTGACGCTGATGGCGGCTGACCTGGGAGTGTCCGAAGCCCTGGCTGGCCAGGCGGTCACGGTGACAGCCGTGGTAGCGCTGTTCGCCGGCCTGTTGGTGCCCGGCCTGACCCGCAGCATCGACCGGCGCTGGGTGTTACTGGGGTTCTCTACCTTGATGGTCGCTTCCAATCTGTTGGTCGCCGTTTCCTCCAGCTTCGCGGTGCTGTTGTTGATGCGCATCTTGCTGGGTATTGCCCTTGGCGGGTTCTGGAGCATGGCGGCGGCGGTCGCGATGCGCTTGGTGCCGAGTGCTCTGTTGCCCCGGGCGCTATCGATCATTTTCAGCGGCATTGCCATCGGGACGGTCGTTGCAGTGCCGCTGGGCAGCTATCTGGGCGGGTTGTATGGCTGGCGCAGCGCGTTCTATGCAGCAGCGGCGGTAGGCATGGTGACCCTGGCTTTTCAGTCGTTCACTCTGCCGAGCCTAGCGCCGCGCCGGCCGGCAAGACTGCGCACTGTTTTAGAAGTGTTGCAGCGCCCAGGCATCGCCATGGGGATGTTCGGCTGCGTGCTGGTGCACAGTGGACACTTCGCGATGTTCACCTATGTTCGGCCATTCCTTGAGGGGACCACCGGCATTGGTTCACAAGGGCTGTCGCTGATGTTGCTGGGGTTCGGTGTGGCCAACTTCGTCGGCACGCTGTTGGCCGGGAAACTGCTGGAGCGCCACCCGCTGGCCACGTTGGTGTTGATGCCCGCGCTGGTCGGCGTTGCAGCACTGGCGTTGGTGCTGTTGCCGGCATCGTTGCCGGGGCAGGCGCTACTGCTGGCGATCTGGGGCTTGGCCTTTGGTGGTGTACCGGTCGCGTGGTCGAACTGGGTCGCCAGCTCGGTACCTGATCAGGCGGAAAGCGCCGGAGGCATGGTGGTGGCGTCTGTGCAGTCGGCCATCGCCACGGGCGCCGCAGCTGGCGGTGCAATGTTCAGCCTAGGTGGCAGCGCAGGTGTATTCGTGGCGGCGGCCGTGCTGATGCTGCTGGCCGCATTACTGATTGCGCTGCGTGTCCGCGTCCCTTCTGTCCAGGACGTTCGCCAGCCCAAGCCGGCGTTGCACCTTTGA
- the araC_2 gene encoding AraC family transcriptional regulator, whose protein sequence is MPADQFALSSDLINELLRGMRLRGVEYRRIQAGTNFGLGFVEKAGHAWFHFIAVGNAVLRMEDGSTYALSAGNAVFISHGAAHQLVSHPDAPVLDIDHLDGAPLGDTVSAVDTGTDASATPSTILFSGCMEFELGSIHGLGRLMPGLMLIDAGGQRYPGLVPILTTMEREVSAARVGFAGILARLADVVAAMVVRGWVECACGNASGLVAALRDPRLAGALLALHQQPGRDWTVAQLAEHCNTSRSVFADRFQVTIGMTPLRYVTELRMRLASQWLTLERLPIEEVAQRLGYTSQAAFSRAFKRITGKTPGLSRKVRQPAVA, encoded by the coding sequence ATGCCTGCTGATCAATTTGCTCTTTCCTCGGACCTCATCAACGAGCTGTTGCGCGGCATGCGCCTGCGTGGCGTCGAATACAGGCGCATCCAGGCGGGCACTAACTTCGGTTTGGGTTTCGTGGAAAAAGCTGGCCACGCCTGGTTTCACTTCATAGCCGTGGGCAATGCGGTGCTGCGAATGGAGGACGGCAGCACCTACGCGCTGTCGGCCGGCAACGCAGTATTCATTTCCCATGGCGCGGCCCATCAACTGGTTTCACACCCGGACGCGCCTGTTCTAGACATTGACCATCTAGACGGCGCGCCGCTCGGTGACACCGTCAGCGCGGTGGATACCGGAACCGATGCCAGCGCCACGCCGAGCACTATTTTGTTCAGTGGTTGTATGGAGTTTGAACTGGGCAGTATCCATGGCCTTGGCAGGCTGATGCCGGGCCTGATGCTGATTGATGCCGGCGGCCAGCGTTACCCCGGGCTGGTACCGATCCTGACCACCATGGAACGCGAGGTAAGCGCCGCACGTGTCGGCTTCGCCGGTATCCTCGCGCGCCTGGCCGACGTGGTGGCTGCCATGGTCGTTCGCGGCTGGGTGGAGTGCGCCTGCGGAAATGCCTCTGGCCTGGTCGCCGCCTTGCGCGATCCACGCCTGGCTGGTGCACTGCTTGCGCTCCATCAACAACCGGGCCGCGACTGGACCGTTGCGCAGTTGGCAGAGCACTGCAATACCTCACGCTCGGTCTTCGCGGACCGCTTCCAGGTGACGATTGGCATGACGCCGCTGCGCTACGTCACCGAACTGCGAATGCGCCTTGCAAGCCAGTGGCTGACCCTGGAAAGGCTACCGATCGAAGAGGTAGCACAGCGTTTGGGCTATACATCCCAGGCCGCTTTCAGTCGTGCATTCAAGCGCATTACGGGCAAGACACCTGGATTAAGTCGTAAGGTGAGGCAACCCGCTGTTGCTTGA
- a CDS encoding short chain dehydrogenase — protein MVNVSQAPLILITGGSRGVGAATARLAAARGYDVAISYVANEAAALAVAADVEALGRKALAMRADSADPQQVADLFTAIDHAFGRIDVLVNNAGVLSPQSRLEDLGFERMQRIFAVNSIGPILCAQQAVKRMSYRHNGPGGVVINVSSAAARLGSPNEYVDYAASKGALETFTIGFAKEVAREGIRVNCIRPGHIYTEMHASGGEPGRVDRVKDSIPMGRGGQPEEVARAILWLASAEASFVTGTFLDVTGGK, from the coding sequence ATGGTCAACGTCTCGCAGGCACCGCTGATTCTAATCACGGGTGGAAGTCGTGGAGTGGGGGCAGCCACAGCCCGGCTGGCCGCCGCACGAGGTTATGACGTCGCGATCAGCTACGTCGCCAACGAGGCCGCAGCGCTGGCGGTGGCTGCGGACGTGGAAGCGCTGGGGCGCAAAGCGTTGGCGATGCGCGCCGACAGCGCGGACCCCCAGCAGGTGGCGGATTTGTTCACGGCTATCGACCACGCGTTCGGACGCATTGACGTCCTGGTCAATAACGCCGGTGTGCTGTCACCTCAGTCACGCCTGGAGGATCTCGGCTTCGAGCGGATGCAGCGCATTTTCGCGGTCAATTCCATTGGGCCAATACTCTGCGCACAGCAGGCAGTGAAGCGCATGTCTTACCGTCACAACGGCCCGGGCGGCGTGGTGATCAATGTCTCTTCGGCTGCAGCGCGCCTTGGCAGTCCCAATGAGTATGTCGATTATGCGGCGTCAAAGGGGGCATTGGAGACGTTCACCATTGGCTTTGCAAAGGAGGTCGCACGGGAAGGCATACGCGTTAACTGTATTCGCCCCGGCCATATCTATACCGAAATGCATGCCAGTGGCGGTGAGCCGGGGCGGGTCGATCGTGTCAAGGACTCGATCCCCATGGGACGAGGCGGACAGCCTGAGGAAGTGGCCCGCGCGATTCTATGGTTGGCGAGTGCGGAGGCGTCATTCGTTACCGGTACATTCCTCGATGTGACGGGGGGTAAATGA
- a CDS encoding drug/metabolite transporter (DMT) superfamily permease: protein MPIHLVFLVLFAALLHASWNALLRSGADRLWSMTVMCIAIAITSIVAAAFMVPPAIESWGYAVLSGLLHVGYNLFLVRSYRVGDLGQIYPISRGSSPVLITLGAAVFAGESITPGVLLGIVLVSGGIISLAFRGRSLSVPSLPYALGTGGFIAAYSVVDGIGARLSGAPLSYTVWMCALWGVLMPVVYIGLRDARSLFSARPGTVTAVVGGLVSLLAYGMVIYAMNEAPLGAVSALRETSVLFAALIGYVFLGETLTARRILACVVIASGTLIIG from the coding sequence ATGCCTATACATCTTGTCTTCCTCGTACTTTTCGCCGCGCTCCTGCACGCCAGCTGGAACGCGCTGCTGCGCAGCGGCGCTGATCGGCTATGGTCCATGACGGTGATGTGCATTGCCATCGCCATCACCAGTATCGTCGCCGCAGCGTTCATGGTGCCTCCCGCGATTGAAAGCTGGGGCTACGCGGTGCTTTCGGGGTTGCTGCATGTGGGCTACAACCTGTTTCTGGTGCGCAGTTACCGGGTCGGCGACCTGGGGCAGATCTATCCGATTTCACGGGGGTCGTCGCCGGTGCTGATCACCCTGGGGGCCGCTGTGTTTGCTGGAGAAAGCATCACGCCCGGCGTGTTACTCGGTATCGTGCTGGTGTCAGGCGGGATTATTTCGCTGGCCTTCAGAGGGCGCAGTCTGTCGGTTCCCAGCCTGCCTTATGCGCTGGGAACGGGCGGCTTTATCGCGGCCTACAGCGTGGTCGACGGCATCGGCGCCAGGCTCTCCGGCGCGCCGCTTTCCTACACCGTGTGGATGTGCGCCCTGTGGGGCGTATTGATGCCGGTGGTCTACATCGGTCTGCGTGACGCCCGTAGCTTATTCTCTGCCCGGCCCGGAACGGTGACCGCTGTGGTCGGCGGCCTGGTCTCCTTGCTCGCTTATGGAATGGTCATCTACGCCATGAACGAAGCGCCTCTGGGCGCGGTATCCGCATTGCGCGAAACCAGCGTGCTGTTTGCGGCCTTGATTGGCTATGTTTTTCTCGGCGAGACGCTCACCGCACGCCGGATCCTGGCGTGCGTAGTGATCGCCAGCGGCACTCTCATCATCGGCTGA
- the gcvA_7 gene encoding LysR family transcriptional regulator: MRDLPPTATLRAFEVATRHPTFTAAAQELHVTQSAVSHQLKHLEALWGVQLFERGKALRLTAAGATLAPIVREFFISLEATLGDLREQKGRVRLSVSTTYSFALKWLLPRLPRLSRQHPELLVSLDTTDTIIHFSHGQADVAIRLGKGNYPGLHSEFLFGEQVFPVASPELLRRFGTPQSPAELLHYPLLTRDGAELVPKWEVWFQAVGLAYSPIQESVRFGDTNMTVEAALLGQGVALVRSGHVENEISDGRLVRLFDVSLPSPLAYYFVCPKGIESQPHVASFRQWLVDEALKVQRISQ; the protein is encoded by the coding sequence ATGAGAGACCTGCCGCCCACCGCGACCCTGCGCGCATTTGAAGTTGCTACCCGCCATCCGACATTTACTGCAGCCGCTCAGGAGCTGCACGTTACTCAAAGCGCGGTCAGTCACCAGCTCAAGCATCTTGAGGCGCTTTGGGGAGTGCAGTTGTTTGAGCGTGGCAAGGCGTTACGCCTCACGGCAGCGGGGGCTACGCTGGCGCCCATCGTGCGGGAATTTTTCATCAGCCTCGAGGCGACTCTGGGCGATCTGCGCGAGCAAAAAGGCAGGGTTCGACTTAGCGTCAGCACCACCTATTCGTTTGCTCTCAAATGGCTGCTGCCACGCTTGCCGCGTCTCTCTCGTCAACACCCCGAACTGCTGGTCTCGCTGGACACCACCGACACAATCATCCACTTCTCTCACGGCCAGGCTGATGTAGCGATCAGGCTCGGCAAGGGCAATTACCCAGGTCTGCATTCGGAGTTCCTTTTTGGGGAGCAGGTATTTCCTGTGGCCAGCCCCGAACTGCTGCGGCGCTTTGGGACACCGCAGAGCCCCGCAGAGCTGTTGCATTACCCGCTGCTGACTCGGGACGGAGCCGAGTTGGTGCCCAAGTGGGAGGTGTGGTTTCAAGCGGTTGGACTGGCCTATTCGCCGATCCAGGAAAGCGTCAGATTTGGCGATACCAACATGACAGTCGAGGCGGCCTTGCTCGGCCAAGGCGTTGCCTTGGTGCGCAGCGGGCATGTCGAGAACGAGATCAGCGATGGCCGTTTGGTCAGGCTGTTTGATGTGTCGCTTCCATCGCCGCTTGCTTACTACTTCGTGTGCCCGAAGGGCATTGAATCGCAGCCCCACGTCGCCAGCTTTCGCCAATGGTTGGTTGATGAGGCGCTGAAAGTACAACGAATCAGCCAGTGA
- the gudP_3 gene encoding major facilitator superfamily protein: MKVTRFLNNPLFVFILLYLGYMISYVDRAAISLALAHIGKDFNVGPAQLGVVLSAFYLGYAAMQIPGGRLADKYGSKRVVVVSIALWSLFTVLTGLAWSLSALLVIRFLFGLGEGGYPSSAMKGVAEIYPREQRPKMVGLMISSNYTGSFVAPLIIAPLIVWLGWRDVFLAIGLAGLVFAVFYALTVRRSVAVIEDAALPRAATKVSVKELLRMPLIWKIVVVWFCLSLLNKGLDAWMPMYLLTARGLDIKTVGMLVPLPFISASIATAMGGWLMTRFFDGKEKFLMMGSCVLTGVFVYGMYQAQTTTQVIVFQTVAYFFKSFVFATAFALPTKILSQRLVGTGIGMVNFGGQLAGFVSPMVIGFLVEYTGSYNSAFLFLLGAVVVAALVSTSISAQKIREVQLANAHEA, translated from the coding sequence ATGAAGGTCACCAGATTCCTGAATAACCCCCTGTTTGTATTCATTCTTCTGTACCTGGGCTACATGATTTCCTACGTTGATCGCGCGGCCATTTCCCTGGCCCTGGCGCACATCGGCAAGGACTTCAACGTCGGCCCGGCGCAACTGGGCGTGGTGCTCAGCGCCTTCTACCTGGGCTACGCCGCGATGCAGATTCCCGGCGGCAGGCTAGCCGACAAGTACGGCAGCAAGCGCGTGGTGGTTGTCTCCATCGCCCTCTGGTCACTGTTCACTGTGCTCACCGGGCTGGCCTGGTCGCTGAGCGCGCTGCTGGTCATCCGCTTCCTGTTCGGCCTGGGCGAAGGCGGCTATCCATCGTCGGCGATGAAGGGCGTGGCTGAAATCTATCCCCGTGAACAACGGCCGAAAATGGTCGGGCTGATGATCTCGTCCAACTACACCGGTAGCTTCGTCGCTCCGCTGATCATCGCCCCTCTGATTGTGTGGCTCGGCTGGCGCGATGTGTTCCTGGCCATTGGCCTGGCAGGCCTCGTCTTCGCTGTGTTCTACGCCCTTACCGTGCGCCGCAGTGTCGCCGTGATCGAGGACGCCGCCCTGCCCCGTGCGGCGACCAAGGTCAGCGTCAAGGAGCTGCTGCGCATGCCGCTGATCTGGAAGATCGTAGTGGTGTGGTTCTGCCTGAGCCTGCTCAACAAGGGCCTGGACGCCTGGATGCCGATGTACCTGCTGACCGCACGCGGCCTGGACATCAAGACCGTCGGCATGCTGGTGCCACTGCCGTTCATTTCAGCCAGTATCGCCACTGCCATGGGCGGCTGGCTGATGACACGCTTCTTCGACGGCAAGGAAAAATTCCTGATGATGGGCAGCTGCGTGCTCACCGGGGTGTTCGTGTACGGCATGTACCAGGCGCAGACCACTACCCAAGTGATCGTGTTTCAGACCGTGGCCTACTTCTTCAAGTCGTTCGTGTTCGCCACCGCCTTCGCCTTGCCCACCAAGATCCTCTCGCAACGGTTGGTGGGCACCGGCATCGGCATGGTCAACTTTGGCGGTCAACTGGCGGGCTTCGTCTCACCCATGGTCATCGGCTTTCTAGTGGAATACACCGGCAGCTACAACTCGGCCTTCCTGTTCTTGCTTGGTGCTGTAGTAGTGGCGGCGTTGGTGAGCACCAGCATCAGCGCGCAAAAGATCCGCGAAGTGCAGTTAGCCAATGCCCACGAGGCCTGA
- the cynR_5 gene encoding regulatory protein LysR: protein MALPLKAVLGGEPGLKCRLPTPENQFPMSARILSETAVRYFLQVVNSGSISEAALRLHVVPSAISRQISRLETELQAPLFERQSRGVSLTSAGELLAGYARRTLLDAELVSNEIKALRQQSESLIKIACTEGFAPHFLPDAIAQFRLAGQQSSYQIQVVSAQEVTRLVREGQVDIGLCFSLGPAKGIHVAYSQPAPVLALVAPGHPLAAQTGVTLKDIVSYPLALPGPTTTLRQLMDIYCSREGLIYKSIMDTDSLETLVQFAMSGSAVTFTGELFVRHRLKSQQLKALDVPEIADGARSIEIQTLARRQLSAPMESFIEHIKHMLQCAT from the coding sequence ATGGCCCTGCCACTGAAAGCCGTGTTGGGTGGGGAGCCTGGGCTAAAATGTCGCCTCCCTACTCCGGAGAATCAGTTCCCCATGAGCGCCCGAATTCTCAGCGAAACTGCCGTGCGTTACTTTCTACAGGTGGTCAACAGCGGTTCCATCAGCGAAGCGGCCCTGCGCCTGCACGTGGTGCCGTCGGCCATCAGCCGGCAGATCAGTCGCCTGGAAACAGAACTGCAAGCGCCATTATTCGAGCGCCAGTCGCGGGGCGTGAGCCTGACCAGCGCCGGAGAGCTGCTGGCCGGTTACGCGCGCCGCACGCTGCTGGACGCCGAGTTGGTGAGCAATGAAATCAAGGCGCTGCGCCAGCAATCGGAGTCGCTGATCAAGATCGCCTGCACCGAAGGCTTCGCTCCGCACTTCCTGCCCGACGCCATCGCGCAGTTTCGCCTGGCCGGGCAGCAGAGCAGCTATCAGATTCAGGTGGTCTCGGCCCAGGAAGTGACGCGCCTGGTACGCGAGGGCCAAGTAGATATCGGCCTGTGTTTCAGCCTCGGCCCGGCCAAAGGCATTCACGTTGCCTACAGCCAGCCGGCGCCAGTACTGGCGCTGGTCGCGCCCGGCCATCCGCTGGCGGCGCAGACGGGTGTGACGCTCAAAGACATCGTCAGCTACCCCCTGGCGCTGCCCGGCCCCACCACCACGCTGCGCCAGCTGATGGATATCTACTGCAGCCGCGAAGGCCTGATCTACAAAAGCATCATGGACACCGACAGCCTGGAAACCCTGGTGCAGTTCGCCATGTCTGGCAGTGCGGTGACCTTCACCGGCGAATTGTTCGTGCGTCACCGGCTCAAGAGCCAGCAGCTCAAGGCCCTGGACGTGCCGGAGATCGCCGACGGCGCGCGTTCCATCGAAATTCAGACCTTGGCGCGGCGGCAACTTTCCGCGCCCATGGAAAGCTTTATCGAGCACATCAAGCACATGCTTCAGTGCGCCACCTGA
- the gatA_5 gene encoding amidase produces MHNPNELADKGAVELKALIDSRQVSPVEVLEACISRIEEYNPKINAFCATSFERARDEARATERAISRSEPRGLLSGLPIGIKDLEETEGLLTTYGSPLFRANLPAQDNQLVRRLRAAGAIVVGKTNVPEMGAGANTRNPVWGATGNPFNPRLNAGGSSGGAAAALAANMVPLCSGSDTGGSLRIPAAKCGIVGLRTSPGLVPSERKLLGWTPISVVGPMGRDVADTWLQLAATAGIAPNDPLSYDFSMPAAMAGTVDLSLLRVGYTEDFGVCDVDDNIRRVFRAKVASLKGLFASCEEVEVDMQHAHRCFDVVRAEAFVGSLQAAYEKDPDSLGPNPRANYEMGARMSLKDCVWANAEQTRIFRRFQQLFSQYDLILSPTTPVSAFPWEQPYLESVNGVALENYYRWLALTYVVTLATNPALSMPMGVDHLDMPFGMQVIGKFRGDLELLMAARALEAHCETTPDLRRPRPDMAALARSEVNLWTPVTHPPLAPDQYATATDGRPAV; encoded by the coding sequence ATGCACAACCCGAACGAATTGGCCGATAAAGGCGCGGTGGAACTCAAGGCCCTGATCGACTCGCGCCAAGTGTCGCCGGTCGAAGTGCTTGAGGCCTGCATCTCCCGCATCGAAGAATACAACCCGAAGATCAACGCCTTCTGTGCCACCTCCTTTGAGCGCGCCCGCGACGAAGCCCGCGCCACCGAACGCGCGATCAGCCGCAGCGAACCGCGCGGCCTGCTCAGCGGCCTGCCCATCGGCATCAAGGACCTGGAAGAAACCGAAGGCCTGCTGACCACCTACGGCTCCCCGCTGTTCCGCGCGAACCTGCCCGCCCAGGACAACCAGCTGGTACGCCGCCTGCGCGCCGCCGGTGCAATTGTGGTCGGCAAGACCAACGTGCCGGAAATGGGCGCCGGCGCGAACACCCGCAACCCGGTGTGGGGCGCCACCGGCAACCCGTTCAACCCGCGCCTGAACGCCGGCGGCTCGTCCGGTGGCGCCGCCGCCGCGCTGGCTGCCAATATGGTGCCGCTATGCAGCGGCTCCGACACGGGTGGCTCGCTGCGCATCCCCGCAGCCAAGTGCGGCATCGTCGGCCTGCGCACTTCCCCCGGCCTGGTGCCGAGCGAACGCAAGCTACTGGGCTGGACCCCGATTTCAGTGGTCGGCCCCATGGGCCGCGACGTTGCCGACACCTGGCTGCAACTGGCGGCCACCGCCGGTATCGCCCCGAACGACCCGCTCAGCTATGACTTCAGCATGCCAGCAGCCATGGCGGGCACGGTCGACCTCTCGCTCCTGCGCGTGGGCTACACCGAAGACTTCGGCGTGTGCGACGTCGACGACAACATCCGCCGTGTGTTCCGCGCCAAGGTTGCGAGCCTCAAGGGCCTGTTCGCCAGTTGCGAAGAAGTCGAAGTGGACATGCAGCACGCCCACCGCTGCTTCGACGTGGTCCGCGCCGAAGCCTTCGTCGGCAGCCTGCAGGCCGCTTATGAGAAAGACCCGGATTCCCTCGGCCCCAACCCACGCGCCAACTACGAAATGGGCGCGCGCATGTCGCTCAAGGACTGCGTGTGGGCCAACGCCGAGCAAACCCGCATCTTCCGCCGTTTCCAGCAGTTGTTCAGCCAGTACGACCTGATTCTCTCGCCGACCACGCCGGTGTCGGCCTTCCCTTGGGAACAGCCGTACCTGGAAAGCGTGAACGGCGTGGCGCTGGAGAACTACTACCGCTGGCTGGCGCTGACTTACGTGGTCACCCTGGCCACCAACCCGGCGCTGTCGATGCCCATGGGCGTCGACCATCTCGACATGCCGTTCGGCATGCAGGTGATCGGCAAATTCCGCGGCGACCTGGAACTGCTGATGGCGGCCCGTGCGCTGGAAGCCCATTGCGAAACCACCCCGGATTTGCGGCGCCCGCGCCCGGACATGGCCGCCCTGGCCCGCAGCGAAGTGAACCTGTGGACGCCGGTCACCCACCCGCCGTTGGCGCCGGACCAGTACGCCACCGCGACCGATGGCCGGCCGGCCGTTTGA